A genomic region of Catalinimonas niigatensis contains the following coding sequences:
- a CDS encoding ferritin-like domain-containing protein has protein sequence MKKHSVKVSLSDSQPFQAGATNRRQFIKLGGASLAIGGLLLAGCEDDDEMTPTNPTDPDEDTVFDLGSGDVGVLNYAYALEQLEADFYTRVFNNFYTGITAEEQQVLTDLYYHEVIHREFFKTAITAAVSDSSLVLPELEFDYGDLDFSNRDAVLATAKALEDTGVAAYNGAGRLLSNPDYLLIAGKIVSVEARHAAAIRSLINPDSDDFAGDDVVDPTNGLDVALSPADILPIAGGFITTEFTANNLPTS, from the coding sequence ATGAAGAAGCACAGTGTTAAAGTATCTCTCTCCGATAGCCAGCCCTTTCAGGCAGGTGCTACCAACCGGAGACAATTTATCAAACTGGGAGGCGCTTCCCTTGCCATAGGTGGTTTGTTGCTGGCAGGATGTGAAGATGATGATGAAATGACGCCAACCAATCCTACTGACCCTGATGAGGACACAGTATTTGACTTAGGAAGTGGAGATGTGGGCGTTCTCAATTATGCCTACGCGCTGGAACAACTGGAAGCTGATTTCTATACCAGGGTATTCAATAACTTCTATACAGGAATCACTGCTGAAGAGCAGCAGGTACTTACCGATTTGTATTACCATGAAGTGATTCACCGTGAGTTTTTCAAAACAGCCATTACGGCAGCAGTAAGCGATAGCTCTCTGGTATTGCCTGAACTGGAATTTGACTATGGCGACCTGGATTTTAGCAATCGTGATGCGGTGCTGGCTACTGCCAAAGCCCTGGAAGATACCGGTGTGGCTGCCTACAATGGAGCAGGAAGGCTGCTCAGCAATCCTGACTATCTGTTGATTGCCGGTAAGATTGTGTCGGTGGAAGCGCGTCATGCTGCTGCGATTCGTAGCCTCATCAATCCTGATTCGGATGACTTTGCCGGAGATGATGTGGTAGATCCGACGAACGGACTGGATGTGGCACTGTCACCGGCAGACATACTTCCGATTGCCGGAGGCTTCATTACCACTGAGTTTACTGCCAATAATTTACCTACATCATAA
- the eat gene encoding ethanolamine permease, with protein sequence MAEAKLKQTLGPVLLWGIGVGLVISGMYFGWNLGLAEGGTAGLGVATLFIAIMYVTFTFSYSELACAIPKAGGAFDYADRALGKRMGFFGGMAQIIEFVFAPPAIAAAIGAYFHIYFPAVPTLVIAIIAYIIFTLLNISGVKAATTFELVITVLAVAELFIFAGVTLPEFEFANLRQNALPNGWGGAFAAIPFAIWFFLAIEGVANVAEETINPQRNVLLGFGSAIFTLVMLCVLTFSSAVGVAGWEAVVYPEGSNQPSDSPLPLALSYVVGAESWLYHLLISIGLLGLVASFHGIILAAGRATFEFGRVSYVPKLLGKVHPRFQTPANALIVNMLIGIIALLTGKTGEIITIACFGALTLYIISMISFFVLRKKEPEMERPFKVPFYPAFPAIALIIASIALVAVTLYNPVIALVYFSIMALAYVYFHFFVLKKDVVPGVTAK encoded by the coding sequence ATGGCAGAAGCAAAACTTAAACAAACACTGGGACCGGTGCTCCTCTGGGGCATAGGAGTAGGACTGGTGATCTCAGGCATGTACTTTGGCTGGAATCTCGGCCTGGCCGAAGGCGGTACTGCCGGGCTGGGGGTGGCCACACTTTTTATCGCCATTATGTATGTCACTTTTACCTTCAGCTATTCCGAACTGGCCTGTGCCATTCCCAAAGCCGGTGGGGCTTTTGACTATGCCGACCGGGCACTGGGCAAGCGGATGGGTTTCTTTGGAGGGATGGCGCAGATCATAGAGTTTGTATTCGCGCCCCCTGCCATTGCTGCGGCGATCGGCGCGTACTTCCATATTTATTTTCCTGCCGTCCCTACACTGGTCATCGCTATCATCGCTTACATTATATTTACCTTGCTCAATATCTCAGGCGTAAAGGCAGCCACTACTTTTGAACTGGTGATCACCGTGCTGGCAGTGGCAGAATTATTCATCTTCGCTGGGGTAACCCTGCCGGAATTTGAATTTGCCAACCTCAGACAAAACGCCCTACCCAATGGCTGGGGCGGAGCTTTTGCTGCCATTCCCTTTGCGATCTGGTTCTTTCTGGCGATAGAGGGCGTGGCCAATGTGGCAGAAGAAACCATCAACCCACAGCGCAATGTACTTCTGGGCTTTGGCTCTGCCATATTTACCCTGGTGATGCTCTGCGTGCTTACCTTCTCTTCTGCGGTTGGGGTAGCCGGGTGGGAAGCTGTGGTGTATCCGGAAGGCAGTAACCAGCCTTCTGACTCGCCCCTGCCACTGGCATTATCTTATGTGGTGGGTGCCGAAAGCTGGCTGTACCATCTGCTCATTTCTATAGGTTTGCTGGGATTAGTAGCTTCTTTTCATGGTATCATCCTGGCTGCGGGCAGAGCTACCTTTGAGTTTGGACGGGTCAGCTATGTTCCCAAATTACTGGGCAAAGTGCATCCCCGTTTTCAAACACCTGCCAATGCGCTGATTGTCAATATGCTGATTGGAATAATTGCATTGCTGACCGGCAAAACTGGCGAAATTATTACCATTGCCTGCTTCGGAGCGCTAACGCTCTACATTATTTCCATGATCAGCTTCTTTGTATTGCGCAAAAAAGAACCGGAGATGGAGCGGCCTTTCAAGGTCCCTTTCTATCCTGCTTTTCCGGCTATCGCCCTGATCATTGCCAGTATTGCTCTGGTGGCCGTGACCCTTTACAATCCCGTAATCGCCCTGGTTTATTTTAGCATCATGGCACTGGCATATGTCTACTTCCATTTCTTTGTATTGAAAAAAGATGTAGTTCCCGGAGTAACGGCTAAATGA
- a CDS encoding DUF2490 domain-containing protein, translating to MHKIPFLLLLLMLPLSGFSQSKPKSTTRQELLWFRYYNKLFIGKHWLLHTELDVRRFVFPGRQHQWVLPRIYLDYKFSSGLDLGMGGTYFLQALPQIDSQAVSMIRHEIRPHQEVNYTHSWGSIKASHRVKIEERFFLRTEDHGRDFNFRFRYKFQVQVPLSANDSRFPVSLVLFDEIMFNAGKSIKHNVFDQNRIYAGFQNKLSDHWTYEVGYMNWYQQRASGQEFFDRHIIRFTLTHSLKVGKG from the coding sequence ATGCATAAGATTCCGTTTCTTCTCCTACTCCTGATGCTTCCCCTATCAGGTTTTTCGCAGAGTAAACCCAAAAGTACGACCCGTCAGGAACTGCTATGGTTCAGGTATTACAACAAACTTTTTATCGGGAAGCATTGGCTGTTGCATACAGAATTGGATGTAAGGCGGTTTGTATTTCCTGGCAGGCAGCACCAGTGGGTATTGCCAAGAATCTATTTGGACTATAAATTTAGTAGTGGCCTAGACCTTGGAATGGGAGGCACTTACTTTTTGCAGGCACTTCCTCAAATAGACAGCCAGGCAGTATCCATGATAAGACATGAAATCCGCCCTCATCAGGAAGTCAACTACACCCATTCCTGGGGCAGCATAAAAGCCAGCCATAGGGTCAAAATTGAAGAGCGTTTTTTCCTCAGGACCGAGGATCACGGTCGTGATTTCAACTTTCGTTTTCGTTACAAATTCCAGGTACAAGTGCCTCTTAGCGCCAACGATAGCAGGTTTCCTGTATCTTTGGTGCTCTTTGATGAAATCATGTTCAATGCAGGAAAAAGCATTAAACACAATGTGTTTGATCAGAACAGAATCTACGCAGGTTTTCAAAATAAACTATCTGATCACTGGACCTATGAAGTGGGTTATATGAACTGGTATCAACAACGTGCTTCCGGGCAGGAATTTTTTGACAGACATATCATC